The Candidatus Scalindua japonica genome window below encodes:
- a CDS encoding transposase, which translates to MPVHYSHPQHNSVAVFGWIKRGKVKELKSNTGRQRLNINGAFNIDELSAIVGYDHSINAQSTISLLKKIESKHPSSGAIYTICDNARYYKSKKVKAGQPLFFGEKSFLIFM; encoded by the coding sequence ATCCCAGTCCATTATAGTCATCCGCAACATAACAGCGTTGCTGTGTTCGGCTGGATCAAAAGAGGAAAAGTCAAAGAACTTAAGAGCAACACAGGACGCCAAAGACTCAATATCAATGGTGCTTTTAATATTGATGAATTAAGTGCCATAGTTGGTTATGATCATTCTATAAACGCTCAGTCCACGATATCTCTGCTCAAAAAGATTGAATCAAAACATCCGTCTTCGGGCGCTATTTATACAATTTGTGACAATGCAAGGTATTATAAATCGAAAAAGGTAAAAGCGGGTCAACCTCTTTTTTTTGGAGAAAAATCGTTCCTAATTTTTATGTGA